A stretch of the Sorangium aterium genome encodes the following:
- a CDS encoding DotU family type IV/VI secretion system protein encodes MSLSQTMYFVCSDVLSLILQLRNSRDLPAPDILQRRVLGLFDTMMQNGREARIPEQDMIDAKFALAAFADEVIFNSNWPGRTQWLQNPLQFQFFQLNTAGDGFFTNLDNLYGQRGRNHVAQIYFLCLALGFQGKYRLRQQEGLGAVIEGVGNHVAVSEGGGEVLAPNAERKDGGANAVRRELPYLAIALGLLVLAVLVVIVLRLVVASDAEGVADQIKKLISTGT; translated from the coding sequence ATGAGCCTCTCGCAGACGATGTACTTTGTGTGCTCCGACGTGCTCTCGCTGATCCTGCAGCTCAGGAACTCGCGCGACCTCCCGGCGCCCGACATCCTCCAGCGGCGCGTCCTCGGCCTGTTCGACACGATGATGCAGAACGGGCGGGAAGCGCGCATCCCCGAGCAGGACATGATCGACGCGAAGTTCGCGCTCGCGGCCTTCGCCGACGAGGTGATCTTCAACTCGAACTGGCCGGGGAGGACGCAGTGGCTCCAGAACCCGCTGCAGTTCCAGTTCTTCCAGCTGAACACGGCCGGCGACGGGTTCTTCACGAACCTCGACAACCTCTACGGCCAGCGCGGCAGGAACCACGTCGCGCAAATCTACTTCCTCTGCTTGGCCCTCGGCTTCCAGGGGAAATATCGTCTGCGCCAGCAGGAGGGCCTCGGCGCCGTGATCGAGGGCGTGGGCAACCACGTCGCTGTCTCCGAGGGCGGCGGTGAGGTCCTCGCGCCGAACGCGGAGCGCAAGGACGGCGGGGCGAACGCGGTGCGCCGCGAGCTGCCCTACCTGGCCATCGCGCTCGGGCTGCTCGTGCTGGCCGTCCTCGTGGTCATCGTGCTCCGGCTCGTCGTGGCCTCGGACGCGGAGGGCGTGGCCGACCAGATCAAGAAGCTGATCAGCACGGGGACCTAG